From the genome of Setaria viridis chromosome 1, Setaria_viridis_v4.0, whole genome shotgun sequence:
CACGGTTGGCTAGTTCATCATTCTGTCAGAGCGCAAAACTTTACTCAGTTCTAACGCTGTCCCGCCTCCCGATCATACAGACGATCGACCGCAGCTTACCTGTCATGCACGAGCAGCGATCGATGCGTCGGCTGCAGCCTGAAGCGCAGCCACCGACCATTCTTTGCGCCAGCGAAGGAGAATGTTCTTGGCCTTGGCCCGCTGCCTCTGCAACTTTTGCACTCTACTGCACATCGCTGCATGCTCACGTTTCACAAAATTTTTTGAAAGCAAATGGTGAGTGACGACCGAATAGTTTGATGCGGCGCCATGTGAGCGGTCGCTAGGTCGGTTGATGCAAAGTGCATTATCATATCGCGCTTTACAAATCACGTAGAGCTTTTGCGGTGTTCAGGGCGGAATGCAGGCGCATTATGTTGTGGAGCCGAGGGTTCAGAAAGGGGAAGCGTCTCGAGCCCTGAGCTGCACATCAGAATTCCGCTTTTGATCTGTGGTCTGTAGCGCTCAGCAGCTCTCGCGATGCTATGTAATCCAAAATACAATCCAGTGTTCTATATTTCAAAAAAGATTGTGCAATAGTTAGCTTTTGAAATCTTGGTGGTTGAAGTGACCCCGCAGGCACATGCATGCGACATGTATGCCTTTGGACCAGATTCGAtggctgaaagcctgaaactgaAATGGGAGTCACAACGAGTGGTATGTGATTTGTGCAACTGCGCTGTTTGAGACCCGGTGAGTTTCGAGTCCATTGGTTAGGTTTTCTTGGCATGCAAGGTTAGAATTATACTTACCCTGAATCTGACTGAAGTGACCCTATGCTTTATCAGCATGCAGTTCAACATCTGAGCTTTTGGTTAAAAAGAAGGAAGATCAGTGgttaaaaagaaggaagagCAGTGGTTACCCATGCCAACAAACTAGCCTTTGTTTATATGACACTACTGTctactactagtagtagtaATCTAGTAGATGGAGGCAGCATGAGGAACTGGAACTCTGTGCAGGGCTGCAGGCTCAAGCAGTCAAAGTGTGTGCTCAAAAGTGGTGGCCGGCGGTCAGTATAGGTATAGTCCAGAACACCGAATCGGCAGTTAGTTTGGCCGTTGGGATGGGGCCCACGTATAGGCTCGATTCGCGGGCAAATCCTGCGCCTCGTTGGGGACCTCACCGCGGTTGGTGCTCGATCCGAGACACGTGGATGTCGGGTTGCCTGGCCGCCTGGGGCATTTGTTCGCAAGTAGTGCGCGCACATGgaatgctttccttctctttgaCCTTGCTTGCGTGCTGCGGGCTACAATAGCATGGCTGCGTGGGGTTGGTTAATTCGTTCAAGTTTTCGGTTCATTGATATGCTATCCACCCATGATTCTTGCATGACCAGTTGCTAATAATAGCCATAAGTTTCTCTAAAAAAACTGtagtttattttgaaaaaaagggGTAAATTTTAGCGGTCGAGAAAAATTAAACTTCAGTGCAACAGGTTAATCTCCATTCATGGGTTTACTGGTGGAACACATGTGGTGGGGATGGACACCGCGGACTAGCATTGCGCGGCCGCCGGAGGCCGGGCGGGGCATCTCTGCGTCCTCCGGCGTTGGGCGGTCAGGGTCGCCCTGACACCGGCGCCGTGAATTGTGGAATTTTCAGGGCACCCCGCCGACGATATCGGCACCGGCGCCGGGACGTGATGCACGCGTGGCCTAGTTGCCCCTCCACCCCCACCGACAGCATGCACCAGACGGCTGCGGAAACTGACTGAAAACTCGGCCGTTCGTCCGCGTGCAGCCGCCGAAATCAGGGCCGAAAGGTGCTCCTCCTCTGTCGCGGCTTCACGCCTTGCTGGCCTGCCGCCGTACGCAGCAGCATTGTCCCtctctttcattttttttttaaaactccTCGCAGCGGAGTCTTGCCTTGGAGGCAGCAATCCTCGCCGTGGACAAAGACCTGGCTTGCTGCTGGTGCGTGCGTGTTTACTGTTTAGCCTGATTTCTTTTTCCGCGAATGAACCAGAGATGAACGAACGAAGATGCGTGCCGGCGAGTACGTGGGGAGCTGACCGTGCAGGCCGATACTACGCTTCAATTCCTTCGTGGCTTGTGCTAAACCAAACCTATGTGAAGGATGTATTTAATTTGGAGCCGGCAGCTAAACCAAATCCCACGCAAAATGGAGGCATGATCTTCACATTAATCTCATGCGGAGTGATCTGATgggaaaatgaaagaaaatttTAAAACCCATCTGTGAGACACTGAGACAAGTCTTTGAATCGTAGGGCGATTGAACCGCTTCCAGCGAAATTTATAGGTTCCCAACAAGCCACAGCTCACCAGGCCGAGATCGAGTCCATTTCAGGTTGAAGTCGGAAAACAAGCAACAGTTGAAAGTCCCCCAAAGGCCCAAACGCCCCAAGGCCGACGAAGCCGAACCGTGTTGCACTGTTGTGCAGGCTCCTGGCTGCGGGCCGTGAAAATGGCATGTGGATTTAGATGGCCTGGGCCTTCCGGTTTATGGGCTTTTGGCGGCGAGCGAGAGTGGCTCAGATGCTACCGCCGGCGTGAGCGGGTCCCAACTCCAGGTCTCCATCTGCTCAGCTGAAAGGAGGCGGGCGACTCACGCTTTGAAACAAGCATGAGTGCCGTGCCGGAGacccgacttttttttttgttttttttgtcttttttgaaagattctcacaaatacgcctCTGGtgaaaccaattccaaaaatagacccttagcttggcgccatccacgctggcgccaagcttacacatctcggcgccaggatggctggcgccaaggtaaATTCGCACCTGCTAGCGTGGAcggcgacgtggcgggggcttggcgccatggatcttggcgccaagccttggcgtcATGGATCTTggtgccaagcttggcgccgtagtcctcggcgccgagcaatttatcCCATCCTCCTAGCGTTTCGAAcgaaataagtataattattccgaggagtgtgcaacaaactacgcTCTAGTTCAACTGGATTCTGagaagtgtgcaacaaactacgcTCTAGTTCACAGTTGAACTAGAgcgtagtttgttgcacactcctcgaaataattatacttatttcgTTCAAAACGCCAGGAGGATGGGATAAATTGCTCGGCACCGAGgactacggcgccaagcttggcgccaagatccatggcgccaagcccccgccacgtcgccgTCCACGCCAGCAGGTGCGtatggaccttggcgccagccatcctggcgtcgagacgtgtaagcttggcgttagcgtggatggcgccaagctaagggtccatttttggaattggtttcgcGAGGAGCGTATTTGTGAAAATCTTTCGAAAAAAGACTAAAAAACGAAAAAGTCGGGCCGGAGACCCGAAAAATCGCTGGGCGAGGACGAGCTTAACGACTGCTGATGCAAACAAATGCAGGCTCCATTTTCTTTACGGAACAAGTACAAGCGCCATTTCCAACCGTAAGTACAAGCGCCATTTCCAACCGCCACTAGCCATGGCCATCGCACGACGCGCAGCAGATGGACAGGTTCCAGGAGCTTCACGGGGCAAATACGTATTACGGAGAACAAACTGTCGCGGCAGCAATTTTGCTGCCTCTTCAATGCGAGAGCATGCTACACATGAGAACTGTGGATTAGCGTACAGAACTGAAGCCGATAGTGGTGGCTTCTAGAGTCTGGACCTACATGTATGAACTGTGAACAAAAACCAACTGCAGTAAATTCCCTCAATGCCACTGAAAATTATGTGATTTCCATCAATACCatcataattattttttttcgaaaggaGAGAGCTTTATTGATTAGGGATTATCACTACAAATGAGTGCATGAACACACTCAAGAAAcgaaagaaaagaaacacaGCACTGCCTCGATCTGATGGCTAGATGAGCTAGCTCATGAGCCACCGTATTCTGCTCTCTCTCTATCTTCATGAAAATTAAGCTACGTAGCTGCTGACCTTCACACAGGGCATTCATGATTACAGGAGCCACCTGGGACCTGTCCATACCTCCCTTCCTGAGCTTATCAATTACAGTGGAGCAGTCTGCTTCCAACACCATATCCCGGTCTGCCCACCATGCAACCATCCTGATTCCCTCTAAGCATGCTAGCGCTTCTGCTTCTTCAGCATCTCTGCAATGCCGTAACCATCTGCCATCAGTAGAGGTTTGCCCGTGCAATCACGTATAACAACCCCTACAGCTGCTGCACCTGTCTCTATGATGAAAGCCCCATCCACATTGATTTTGAGTGTTTCGCCTGATGGTGGAGACCACTTCTTTGGAGATTTCTGCTGGCACAGCCGCACAACTCTCCTCTCATTACAGACCTTCTGCTTTCCTCGACCATCATCCGATGGTTGTTGTGGTCGGATTTGCGATAGTGCGTTGAGGTATTTAGTAAGAAAGACCACCGATCCGCAATGGATATTTGCTCGCCCGCTTGCAGCACTGCATTCCTAGCGCTCCAACAACGCCATATTAGCATAAGGAAATTGGAAGCAGTGTCAATATCACACCGTGCTAGTAACAGGAGGAGCCATTTCGGTCCCATGTATGTGATGTCCTCTTCCCTTGGCAGTGCGACATGCTTTCGCAACTCTTACCGAAGCGCTCGTGCATGTGGGCAGGAGATGATAGCATAGAAATAATCTTCCATCCGCTAGCCACACAGCTCGCAACTGCTCACCTGGTCTAGATGCTTATAGCATTTGTTTGCCCTTGTGGGCATTCCATTTCGGACAACCTTCCATGCAAAAACCCTGACATTGGACGGCACATTTGCTCCCCATATTTTCTTCTAGATTTCTCTGTGCCCCTCTATACTGGTACTGGAACCTTTCTCCCCTAAATCATAATTCATTCTCAGCGCTACCTTGTATGCACTTCGCACCATGAATAAATCTGACTTCTCGAAGTTCCATGCTATCCAATCTGGACACGACAATCATGAGAGCTTAATTTTTAGGATTTCAGCTACATCGCAGAGGTAAAAATACCTCCTAACAAGCGTCTTCATCCTAGCAATTGGAAGTTTAATCAATGAGATGCACAACCCTCCGGATTTGGCAGGTTCTAGTGCTTCCAATAAGGTGCAAACCATACAGCCTTGGTAACCAATTATCACGCCATATACAAATGGTATGGTCGTCTCCGACTCGCCAGACAATTCCTTCTTTCAGAAGTACCAACCCATGCTCTATTGCTCTCCACGTTTGAGACGCTTCACCTGCCGTCGCCATGTCCAGAAGGTTGCCTCTGGGAAAGTATTTAGCACGTAGAACCCGCGCGCAAAGGCTATCAGGGAAGGCAATTAATCTCCAAGCCTGTCACGCCAATAGTGTTTGGTTGAACAAGTGGAGATCTTTGAAACCCATACCTCCGTGACCCTTTGGTAGGATCATCGTTTTCCAGGGTACCCACTGTACCTTGCGTTTCCCCTTATCCGAACCCCACCAAAAGGCACAGATACTTTTCATTAGATCTTCACACAAACCTCTCGTGATCTTGAAAATGCTCATAATATAATTTGGCAGCGCTTGGGCAACTAACTTGATTCCTCCTTATCTGCAGCTGATAGGGCTTTCTCCTTGCCTGCAACCATATGTTTCATAAGTCTCGCTACAAGTGGTTGGAATGTCCCTCGCTTTAACCTTCCATTTGGTGTGGGCTGACCTAAATATTTCTCTTCAAAATTCAGGCGTTCAACCCCTAAAATAGACTTGACTGCCTGAGCCCTCGCCTCATCTCCTCCCTCACGCACCAGTAAGGAACATTTACTTGGGCTCAGGAGCTGCCCTGTGCACTTTTCAAAAGTTGATATGGCTGATCGCACATTACAAGCCTGTTCTTCGGTAGCACAGAAGAAGAGCAAACTATCATCAGCAAATAATAAGTGTGAAACGCTAGACGCTCTCCTACATACCTTTAGGCCCTCGAGCCGATTCAGTCTTTCATACTGTTTCAACAAGGATGACAAACCATCAGCAACACGAAGGAAAAGATCAGGCGAAAGCGGATCACCTTGCTGTAAACCACGCGACAGGGTGAAAGGTACCAGGGTACCCCATTGAAGCAGACAAAATAGCGCACTGTGGTTACACACGTCATAACCCAATGCACCCATTGACTTTGAAAGcccagcttcatcaacaaccttTTTAGATAACCCCAATCCACACGATCATACGCCTTCGATAGATCACGCAAAATTCCCCTCTATCACCTATGCTTTGTCTGATGGCATGTATGCATTCAAATGCTATCAAGGCATTATCAGTTATCAACCTCCCTGGAACAAAGGTGCTCTGTTCCTGCGACACAATCTCACCTAACGGGGGCCCTAATCTATTCACCATGCATTTAGAGATCACTTTGTAGATAACGTTGCACAGACTTATGGATCGAAATCTTTTAATTCCTCTAGGTTGCTGATCTTTGGAATTAGTACAGTGGCCATCTCATTGATACCCGATGGCATGACGCCGTCAGAGAAGAACTTCTTAATAGCATTAATCACATCCTTCTTCAGAATGTCCCAGTGTCTCTAAAAGAAGCGCGTTGAAAAACCATCCGGGCCTAGCGCCTTAAGCGGACCCATCTGGAATAGCGCGTCTAAAATTTCCTAATCAGTGAACTCCTTACATAGGTGGTTGTTCATCTCATCATTGATCTTTGGCTCGACTAGCTGCAGCAACTCGTTAGGAATGACTCCCTGATCGGCCCTATATAATTCCTCAAAGAATGAGGATGCCATCTCCTTCAACTCTTGTATATTCTCACTCCACTCACCATTACTCTGCTTGAGTCTCTTAATTTTGTTCTTCCAGGCTCGCCACACAGCCTGCCTATGAAAATAACTAGTATTTCTATCTCCTTCCTTGAGCCATGCGATACACAAGCGCTGGAACCACATCATTTCTTCCCTGTATAGCAGCTCGTCCATTCTATCTGTTACTTTCCGGATTTCACAATGTTCTATCCCTGGATCCGCCTTGAGCTCCTCCAACTTGACTCTTAACATGTCCAGCTCTGCTGTGACTGACCCAAAGTTCTCTTTTTGCTCCAGGTACGCATAGCTGATTTTACCTGACGCAAAGCTGCAGCAACACCTCCCAGCCCTTCACTACTTGGTGCTGTACACCAAGCTTCCTTCACTTCTTGCGCTAGTGACTCCAAGCGTTCCCACATAATTTCATAGAGAAAGATTCGAGATTTATGCTGTTCCCAGTTCTCCTTTCTAATTTCAAGAAATAGCAGGCAATGGTCGGATTGAGAGGACACAAGGTGATGCAATGTAGCGTCACCAAACAAATCACGCTAGCTAGAATCCGTAACAGCACGATTGAGGCCTACCTTAACATTTGTGTCTCCTGAGCGTCCATTACCATAGGTGTAAGGGAGACCCACAAACCCTAAATCAACCAGGTCGCAGTCGCTCAAGACTTCCCGAAATGCCGCCATCTGACTTTCCAGTCTCTTGTAGACAAAGAAGTGCTCAAAGCCCCACATGGTTTTATTGAAATCACCAACTACTAACCATGGGAGATTAGATACCCCCCGAAGTCAACAAAGAGCATCCCACATAATATGGCGATTTTTTGTTCTCAGCTCACCATAAACAAACGTGATTCTAAACCACGGATCATGCATGCTCGCGCGTGTAGAGACATCAATATAACAATAATTCTTTTCTATTAAATTAACTTCAACAGACTCATGCCAAAAAAGAACTAAGCCTCCACTCCTACTGACACTATCCATACTAATGCAATTCTTTAAGCCTAATCTCCAACGCAAATGTCCTACCCTATTCTCTGAATTATGAGTTtcacaaagaaaaataaaagacgGGCTTTTAGCTCTCACAAGAGCCATCAATTCCTGAACTGTGCGAGAGAGCCCGGTCCCTCGACAGTTCCATACCAAGGCATTCATTTTGCCTGGCGGGGCTCGCCGTGAGCGCCCGCTAGGGACTTACACTTTCCTCGTGCATAGACGTCCTCCTCCACCATCGGACTAGCACCAGCACCTTTGTCGACAGCTGTCATCATCGATGTAACACCTTCATTCAAAAGACCGTTGTCCTGCAGCTCTTGCATAGATTTTATAATTGCTCCCGGCTTCAAGATCTTTTTATTCTTCTTCTGTTTGTCGATGTCCTTCGCAGCACCTGGGCTTTTCGGGTGGGACTTTCTCTCATACAGATTGCCATTTTTTGCTTTAGCCATCTGCAGCCTGTCATGAATGCTTAGCAGCATAGAAGGCGCCATACTGGCAACGCCCATTTGTGCAGACAAAGATCCCTCACTAGAGTCGACAAAGGAATTTAACCTCGAGACTCTACCTTGCACATCCGCCAATGGAGCCTCTGGCTGGTTTTGGACAGAAGCAAAAGTAGATACATTGGGGTCGAGGAGCCCCTCATCCACTGCCATTTTTTGGACATCCTATGCCAATGAACTTTCCACCTCCAGATCGATCGCCGCCTGTCCAATTGGTGATTCATCCATCTTTTCCATAGACACTCCTTATTTCACATGTGCGCTCTTGCTAGCATTTTGCTGAACGCCACCACTGAACGCTGAATAGCTATGCGCCCCTCCACTCATCCGCGGCTTAAGGGAAGCAAGCACCCTATCTCACTGACCACTACTAAAATTCAGACCCCTTTTGGCAGCTAGGGGCGACGCACGAAAAGATATGGTTCTCCCCACCTCTTTCTTGTGCGGCGAAGCCCGCAGCTCCGTACCATAACGGATGCCCCCATCACCATGCACTTCATCTGAGCACTCGCGATCAGCATGGCCAATGCAACCACACATAAAACAGAAATGTGGTACTCCTTCATATTTCACCATGAACACCATAACACCATGCCCCTTCACCCTGATATGGACACTAGGTTGCAGGGCATTTGCTAAAGGGAAATTCACCCTGACTCTCTTGAAATCCCTTACTTCTTCGCCAATCTCCATGACCCCTCCAATCTTGCTTCCAAGTACCCTCACAAAACTATCAGTCATCATCCCGATCGGGATATCGTAGAGGCGAACCAACAATGGGATGGATTCGATGACCACGTCAGACGGTCTAGTGAACCCATCGTAGCGCACAATGATAAGAGCATCTCCCCTATACTTCCATGGCCCTCCTCGGAGCACATACTTCAGCCCGCATTCTGACTTGAACTCCAGCAGGTATCTATTATCTCTGAGGTCCCTCGAGACCACCTCTCCCTTGAGGTCCCAAATGCCGCACATCTCTAAGAAAACACTGCGCCATTTAAAATGACGCCAAGTATAGAATCTAGCAATCACCAGCCACTTGTTCTGCCTACCAGCTTGCAACTCCTCTTCCTCAAAAATaaattcatcttcatcttctacTGCGTCCAACGGCTGCTTGCCATGGACAATCAACCTTCTATCCAGGTTCGCTTGATGGCGAAGGTTCCCTTCCACATCGTCCAGGTCGCCTGCAGCCTGGGATCCAACTTCGCGATCACCCATGGCACCAGTTCTTCCTTCCTGCTGCAAAAGCTTCGAGTTGCCAATGTTCCCCTCGCAGCTCATCGTACCAACTGGGGCGTTTCCTCCACGAAGATCACCGGACGTTGGTTTCAGGTGGGCAAATCTCTTCACCGGAGATCCCGTATCACCCTCCCACCACGGACCTTAGATCAAAAGAGCAAAAGAGGTGGCGCCGCCAGGGTAGCCGAGGAACCAGGAACAGAGCAACCCTAAGACTTGAAACGGCAAACAAAGATATACCTCCTGTAACTATTGAGACGTGGCCGATACGGAGACTCCTGTCGCCGTACGATGATCAGATCCCAACGCCGGCCAAACCAAGCTCGAGAGGAACGTATCTGCGATTCGTAACTGAACTGGACTCAAACACAACCAGACCCTAGATGAGTTGCTGTAGATCGACGGAGAACTCCTGTCCAAACTGCCCACCGCCTCCCGGCAGCCGCAGTAGACCAGCTTCCGACCCTGACAACGAGCTCGCCAGAGAAATCCTAAGACCTAGATGCAAACTTCCAGTCGCTGCCGAGTCACCCTCCGGTCGCCTCCATCATATCCGGAGTTTCTGTTTTTTCATTCTATCAGATACCATCGTAATTATTAACTTCCCTTTACTGCCATTGAATTAAATTTCGCATCCCCTCAGTGCTATTTCTGTTGGCTGGCCGTCAGAGGAGGGTAAAGTGACAAGTAAAATGACAATTTTATCCTTATAACATATTTCAGCTAATTCCCGCCATTGCAGTGGGACGGCATGTCGCTTGATAAAGAAAACAGATCATTGCTACATGCTCCCCAACGCATGAAAATTTTGTATAAGAACACATCTTcacattttttttgtgtgtgttttaTTGAACGAGAAGCATCATTGGTCGACTTTCACATGGACGTATTGAATTTACAAGGACTGAAAACCTCGCGAACTTATCTAAACTCGAAATTGCAGATCATACAAAAAATAGGAAAATTCTGATCACCGTTTAAAAATGCAGAAAAGAAATCACCATAAAAAAGTTGGTTCTTCTAAATTTTATTTCCCATGTTGTTTACATAGTCCACAGATTCACAAATCCAATCATCCATCGTCATCATCGTGTGATGCGAAGAACAAGGAGAAGGAAAGGaggacaaagaaagaaaaagcaggATCCGCTCGGCAAGCCGGCCTTGGTTCCATTTGGGTCGGCCTGTTCCGCCAGGATCGCCAATTCGTCATCAAGCCATGCTTCTCCGGCCGTGTCTTGCCCAGCTGCATCCCACGCATGATTTGCCCACCCGAGCGTCCCGGCGGCGTATGAGCACTCGTCTCGGCGGAGCATGCAGCGCGCCCGCCTGCGCATGGCCGCGCGGCTCACTCCGGACGCACTCTCaggcaccccccccccccccccccccccccctcccgcgTGGCTCGACCTGGTGACTCTTGCCGGAGCGCTAGGTCTAGGTGTCGTCGAATCGTCCAGGCCCCATGGAATCTCCACAGTTTCTGATTTGGGAACTAGGATTTGTCCATTTGGGGATAGGCTGGAGTCGGGCGCGGGATTGGCCTGCCGTTGTGTTACTTTCTCAAATCCAGAGAAAATCCAATACGAGTAGGCAATAGGAGGCAGGGAGCGGCTTCGATTCCACCGGTGCGAAGGCGCGGCCAGCAGCAGGCGAGGCGGGGCTCTAGAGCCTGGCCGCCGGCGTGATTGAAGATGATGGAAACAAGCGGTGGTTGAGATTGTGGGCTCATGTTGTCATTGGATGAGGGGCAAGTTTGGTAGTTGAGAATAGACGGAAGTGGCTGTTTGGAGGGTGGGCCCATCTGGTCAGTGAGCAACATTTAACAGCAGCTGACGGA
Proteins encoded in this window:
- the LOC140221682 gene encoding uncharacterized protein, translated to MSCEGNIGNSKLLQQEGRTGAMGDREVGSQAAGDLDDVEGNLRHQANLDRRLIVHGKQPLDAVEDEDEFIFEEEELQAGRQNKWLVIARFYTWRHFKWRSVFLEMCGIWDLKGEVVSRDLRDNRYLLEFKSECGLKYVLRGGPWKYRGDALIIVRYDGFTRPSDVVIESIPLLVRLYDIPIGMMTDSFVRVLGSKIGGVMEIGEEVRDFKRVRVNFPLANALQPSVHIRVKGHGVMVFMVKYEGVPHFCFMCGCIGHADRECSDEVHGDGGIRYGTELRASPHKKEVGRTISFRASPLAAKRGLNFSSGQ